The following nucleotide sequence is from Toxoplasma gondii ME49 chromosome IV, whole genome shotgun sequence.
TGAGTGGATCGATCGAGAGCGcatcctcttctcgctgacGCCCGGCCTTCTTGAACTCAGGGAACCGGCGCTAACCGGAGACGCCCCCGTTGTCGGTCGGAATTCGCGGAGCATCGACGCAGACAACAGAGATCGATCCACGCTTCCTCAGCGTCCGACGTCCCCGCAGGTGCCTGTTTGCTCGATCTGAGCTGTACCACTACGGTCACAAAACACCGTCGAATAAATTGTCGCGCGAGTCAACGCCAGCGATGCAGGGACGCAGCCTGTTCTTGGCGAAGGCGCGGCTCTCGTGGTCCCGttcgcgcgcgtctctctcggatTCTGTGAGATCCTTTcgatcgttttctctctcacaaGCTTCTGCTTGgctctctccttttgtcgtctctcctcgccttcccaCTGCTCTTCTGTCTGGTAGTTCGTCTTGCTCCTtgtcctctcctttcctgctCTCCGCCCTCACGCCTTGGTGcccttcgtcctcctccCTGGCCGCTCCTCCTTCCGCTCTCGagtctctgtcctcttctcgctcgaattctcgctcttctggtcttctctcgtcttctgtttcttcttctcttctctcgcctcctctctctttgtccaTCGCTTCTCCTCGGGCGTCTTCAGGGTCTCTGGTCGCAGCGGCTGGCGACAGGCAGCGAGCGTCCTCGACTCTGCACCTGTCTGCGGCGCCTTTCTCCACCTGTCGGAGTTCTTTCGCTGCCTCGCTGTCCCCAGgcgttgtctctccgtctccccgtcttctcttgatctgcttctgcgcgctgtcgctgtctcttttcttcgtgactgctgcggagacagacagactcAGAGAGCAGGGAGCAGAGGCTGGAGGAGAACACAAGGCAGAAGTTGGCGAGGACGAACAACTCggaaaagagcgagacgcagaaccggagtcaaggaagaaggaggtgaAACGGGAGCCCCCGACGCAAGTTGCCAGCGACAGTGAAACGACGTTTCGAtccgagacgaagagaaggacgaaggacAGACGAGCTTTGAAAGAGAATCAAGACATCCCGATCGGAgtgcgagagaggcaggagagacggacgaaCGCCCgcgaggcaggagacagagaagtcaAACAGAGTCGTACAGACCATGTCACTCACACACCAGGAGATACGTTGCTGGAGTCGGTTCCTGAACGGTGAGGCTACACACAGAGGCAAAGCGGTTTTTCGCGCCAACTTTGAAGGCAAGTAGTCATTCCCCGCAAAGATTGTGTTCGATGCACATGAATAACCAAGGCGCTTTTCGAGGGATCCTGAGATCACGCATTCGgtggttttcttctttcttcgttcggAGTCTCCCGCGCGCCTAtgcctctttcctcgctgcaCCGTCGCTTCGTGCTCTCACCTCtttccctcgtttttcttttcttcactCTAGGTTTTTTTCTGGCCTTTCGCGT
It contains:
- a CDS encoding hypothetical protein (encoded by transcript TGME49_211695); the protein is MQGRSLFLAKARLSWSRSRASLSDSVRSFRSFSLSQASAWLSPFVVSPRLPTALLSGSSSCSLSSPFLLSALTPWCPSSSSLAAPPSALESLSSSRSNSRSSGLLSSSVSSSLLSPPLSLSIASPRASSGSLVAAAGDRQRASSTLHLSAAPFSTCRSSFAASLSPGVVSPSPRLLLICFCALSLSLFFVTAAETDRLREQGAEAGGEHKAEVGEDEQLGKERDAEPESRKKEVKREPPTQVASDSETTFRSETKRRTKDRRALKENQDIPIGVRERQERRTNAREAGDREVKQSRTDHVTHTPGDTLLESVPERCEDSLTPADQGQCLPDDLRRAFFALLDVEQPRVSSPSTSTSSSSASSALSPSSSSSAPA